The Sylvia atricapilla isolate bSylAtr1 chromosome 10, bSylAtr1.pri, whole genome shotgun sequence genome contains a region encoding:
- the LOC136365473 gene encoding deoxyribodipyrimidine photo-lyase-like yields the protein MRRGRGKRKAEVTEVPRVARRRTEEEEAIQQARRRAAPSVREFKYNKKRVRLVSQGPDLKDDARCILYWMCRDQRVQDNWAFLYAQRLALKQELPLHVCFCLVPKFLEATIRHYRFMLRGLQEVAEECAELNISFHLLLGYAKDVLPTFVVEHGVGGLVTDFSPLRLPRQWVEDVRERLPEDVPFAQVDAHNIVPCWIASPKQEYSARTIRGKIHAQLPEFLTEFPPVVRHPHPPSCPAEPIDWEACYSSLQVDHTVKEVEWATPGTAAGMAVLKSFIAERLKSFSTHRNDPNKAALSNLSPWLHFGQVSTQRAILEVQKHRRNYKDSVDAFVEEAVVRRELAENFCYYNENYDSVQGAYDWAQTTLKLHAKDKRPYLYSLQELEQGTTHDPLWNAAQLQMVQEGKMHGFLRMYWAKKILEWTRSPEEALQFAIYLNDRYELDGRDPNGYVGCLWSICGIHDQGWAERPIFGKIRYMNYAGCKRKFDVDQFEHRYAPTHSQ from the exons ATGCGGCGGGGCCGAGGGAAGCGAAAGGCCGAGGTCACGGAGGTGCCGCGAGTGGCTCGGAGGAGGACGGAGGAAGAGGAGGCGATACAGCAGGCTCGTCGGAGGGCGGCCCCATCCGTTCGAGAGTTCAAGTACAACAAAAAGCGGGTTCGCCTTGTTTCGCAGGGCCCGGATCTGAAGGATGATGCTCGGTGCATCCTTTACTGGATGTGCCGGGATCAGCGAGTGCAAG ATAACTGGGCTTTCCTCTATGCCCAGCGCCTGGCCCTCAaacaggagctgcctctgcatGTCTGCTTCTGCTTGGTGCCCAAATTTCTGGAGGCCACCATCCGCCACTACAGGTTCATGCTGAGGGGCCTGCAGGAGGTAGCAGAG gagtGTGCAGAGCTGAACATCTCCTTCCACTTGCTGCTGGGCTATGCCAAGGATGTGCTGCCCACGTTTGTGGTGGAGCATGGCGTTGGTGGGCTGGTGACAGACTTCAGTCCCCTCCGCCTCCCCCGGCAGTGGGTAGAGGACGTCAGGGAACGGTTGCCAGAGGATGTGCCATTTGCTCAG GTTGATGCCCACAACATTGTGCCCTGCTGGATTGCCTCCCCCAAGCAGGAGTACAGCGCCAGGACCATCCGGGGCAAGATCCATGCTCAGCTCCCCGAGTTTCTCACTGAGTTTCCCCCTGTTGTTCGGCATCCACATCcaccctcctgcccagcagag CCCATCGATTGGGAGGCCTGTTATTCCAGCTTGCAGGTGGACCACACGGTGAAGGAGGTGGAGTGGGCaacccctggcacagctgcagggatggcTGTGCTGAAGTCCTTCATTGCAGAGCGGCTGAAATCCTTCAGCACCCACAGGAATGATCCCAACAAGGCGGCTCTCAGCAACCTGTCCCCATGGCTTCACTTTG GCCAGGTTTCCACCCAAAGAGCCATCCTGGAGGTGCAGAAGCACCGGCGCAATTACAAAGACTCAGTGGATGCATTCGTGGAGGAGGCTGTGGTGCGGCGGGAGCTGGCTGAAAACTTCTGCTACTACAATGAGAACTACGACAGTGTGCAGG GTGCCTATGACTGGGCGCAAACCACCCTGAAGCTCCACGCCAAAGACAAGAGGCCTTATCTGTACagtctgcaggagctggagcagggcaccACACATGACCCACTCTGGAATGCTGCCCAG ctgcagatggTCCAGGAGGGCAAGATGCATGGCTTCCTGCGGATGTACTGGGCCAAGAAGATCCTGGAGTGGACGCGCTCCCCTGAGGAGGCCCTGCAGTTTGCCATCTACCTCAACGACCGCTACGAGCTGGACGGGAGGGACCCCAATGGATATGTAG gCTGCCTGTGGTCCATCTGTGGCATTCACgaccagggctgggcagagcgGCCCATCTTTGGGAAGATTCGCTACATGAACTACGCCGGCTGCAAGCGCAAGTTTGATGTCGACCAGTTTGAGCATCGCTACGCCCCCACACACTCCCAGTGA
- the LOC136365466 gene encoding mucin-2-like has product MTRGTGGLPLLLLSLAVLDLPLETTALLPNTSTSTAATFPSSRPATFTPEMPMDAFTSSASTAQRSSLAASNITTPQERGSTAHSTPVSPGLGPTTSSTTPAQLEPTTSTTPAGLGPTTTSTTPAELGPTTSSTPAGLGPTTTSTTPAQLEPTTSTTPAGLGPTSTTPAELGPTTTSTTPAELGSTTSSTTPAELGPTTSLPAPASVTMTPNCDKTTTFMSVETSTALAVSSFGVEMSTLPPLTSTLLSSTGVGTRLSTSPYQGPAMTTLLGSTSPGTSTTSSSTTPEVTDTSDGPLTTPSDTMASLVTTTEVPRSTPVPSQPVGTTPGTTPGTTTPPEPETPSDAAETTPMGVTATVSPALPTSSTPMESSALVPTTDSTSTATLLSSSPETEASTSEESSTFTETDTTSPPTEPSLTTTTEDSVGSSATLADTTASPVISTSDPMSTPSSRVPDRTTPDIFPSTMESTPGTEPSSPDTSSAQTSEATALSMPTDLPTLPPVCPSGSSNTSAAHLFLSLRLSTALDLGNTTVQELVLSKLREDLQTAFPCAGLALAWRGKRRT; this is encoded by the exons ATGACTCGGGGCACGGGagggctgcccctgctgctgctgagccttgCTGTGCTGGATCTCCCACTGG AGACCACAGCACTGCTACCCAACACCAGCACAAGCACTGCAGCCACCTTCCCTTCCTCTCGTCCTGCAACCTTCACCCCAGAGATGCCAATGGATGCCTTCACATCCAGTGCTTCTACAGCTCAGcggagcagcctggcagcttCCAACATCACCACACCACAGGAAAGGGGCAGCACAGCTCATAGCACTCCTGTGTCACCTGGGCTGGGacccaccaccagcagcactactccagcacagctggaacccaccaccagcaccaccccagcagggctgggacccaccaccaccagcaccaccccagcagagctgggacccACCACCAGCAGtaccccagcagggctgggacccaccaccaccagcactactccagcacagctggaaccCACCACCAGCACTACCCCAGCAGGACTGGGACCCACCAGCAccaccccagcagagctgggaccaaccaccaccagcaccactccagcagagctgggatccaccaccagcagcactaccccagcagagctgggaccaACCACCagcctgccagctccagcctccGTGACCATGACACCCAACTGTGACAAGACTACCACTTTCATGTCAGTGGAGACCAGCACGGCCCTGGCTGTCAGCTCATTTGGAGTTGAAATGAGCACACTGCCTCCCCTCACCTCTACTCTTCTCTCCTCCACCGGGGTGGGCACCAGGCTTAGCACCAGCCCCTACCAAGGGCCAGCCATGACCACACTGCTTGGCAGCACATCCCCAGGGACCAGCACCACCTCTTCTTCCACCACTCCAGAAGTGACAGACACTTCAGATGGGCCCTTGACGACCCCATCAGACACCATGGCCTCTCTTGTTACCACCACAGAGGTCCCTAGGAgcacccctgtccccagccagccagTTGGGACCACACCTGGTACCACCCCTGGTACCACCACCCCACCAGAACCAGAGACCCCCAGTGACGCTGCAG AGACCACTCCCATGGGTGTGACAGCaactgtgtccccagctctccctACCTCCTCAACACCTATGGAGAGCTCAGCACTGGTGCCTACCACTGActccaccagcacagccaccctcctttcctccagcccTGAAACAGAAGCCTCCACCTCAGAGGAGTCCAGCACATTCACAGAGACTGACACCACTTCACCTCCCACTGAGCCTTCTCTCACCACAACTACAGAAGATTCAGTGGGGTCCTCAGCAACCCTGGCAGACACCACAGCCAGCCCTGTTATCAGCACATCCGACCCCATGAGCACCCCCTCTTCAAGAGTCCCAGACAGGACTACCCCTGACATCTTCCCCTCAACTATGGAGTCGACTCCAG GCACTGAGCCCTCTTCCCCTGACACCAGCTCAGCCCAGACCTCAGAGGCCACTGCCCTCAGCATGCCTACAGACCTGCCAACGCTGCCACCAGTCTGCCCCTCTGGCTCGTCTAACACCA GTGCAGCTCACCTCTTTCTGTCACTGAGGCTATCCACCGCTCTGGACCTGGGGAACACCACGGTGCAGGAGCTGGTGTTGTCCAAG CTCCGTGAGGACCTGCAGACAGCATTCCCGTGTGCTGGCCTGGCACTGGCATGGCGAGGGAAGAGGAGGACTTGA